The Cellvibrio polysaccharolyticus genomic interval AAGTCGCCAGCATTTGTGCGGCATGCATGGCATTCGGCGCAATGCTATCTACCAGCAAACCGGCCCGCTCCACCACAAACCCGAAGGCAATTAACGACAAGCTGGTACGGTTCCACGCCAGCAAAGTACGCTCGGCCGCAAACAACACTCTCGGATCTTTCAAATCAGACATACCCAATCCCGCACTCACAAGGTTATTCAGCCTGATGGCTAAAGCCATCATAGCGGGTGGGCGGGGAGTAGGGAAATATTGACCCCTTACAGCACTACTTTTAAAACACAGGGCAATAACGATGGGAGCCCATTAAACAGTCTCTTCAGAAAAACATTGGCATTCAAAATGGCCGCTGCTTTAATGCAGGAATAACGAAGTATGTTGAATTCCTACACTTTTATGCGCTTCGTGGCTAAACCTGCCTGCTAATTTCTAAAACTATTGGGTGAATTAAGGAGCTGATATGCCTGATAACCAACAATTACCGCTATTTGAATTGGACTCGTCAAATATTCCACCGGTTGCACCAGCGAACGATGCCGCCCCTGATAATACTGAAAGCCCTTTTAGTAAATATATTGTTTATGTCGATGAAAGTGGCGACCATGGCATGCAAACAGTGGATGAACAATATCCCTTGTTTGTACTGGCTTTCTGTGTTTTTCATAAGCGTCATTACAGCGAGAAAGTGGTTCCTGCGCTGGAAAAATTTAAATTCAATTACTTTGGTCACGATCAGGTCATCTTGCATGAAAATGAAATTCGCAAGGAGAAAGGCACATTTACCATTTTTCGCAGCCGTGAACAAAAACACCAGTTTATCGGTGATTTAACGGACATAATTGAGTACAGCAATTTTATTTTGATCAGTTGCGTGATTGATAAACGCTCGCTGCGTAAGCAGGTTGATATGGAATCCAACCCCTACCACATCGCATTGGGTTTTTGCCTGGAGACTTTGTACGAGTTTTTACAGGAAAAGCATCAACAAGAGAAAAAGACATTTGTGGTAGTCGAATTCAGAGGCAAGAAAGAAGATGATGACCTTGAATTGGAATTTCGGCGCATTTGCGATGGCAACAATTGTTTCAATCAACCCTTGCCTTTTGAGGTGTTGTTTTCCGATAAAAAAGCCATGTCATCCGGGCTGCAATTGGCAGATCTGGTCGCCAGGCCGATAGGATTAAGTGTGCTGCGACCACAACAGGAAAACCGGGCTTTTGAAGTATTAAAACGAAAGTTCTATTGCGATGGTGGCAGAGCCGAAGTAGGGAAAGATTATGAGGGGTTGGGGTTAAAAATTTACCCTGCTTCAGAAAGCGAAAAGCCCCGATGATACTCACCGAGGCCATAACGCCGACCGGGAACCCCCAATCCATTTGCGTATAGTATAGACAACGATGCCGCCTCATATCAACAGCGGGAATGCTTACGTTCGATCCGCCGGGTGGTTAACGCCATCCGCAACCGGAATATCTTCAATATGCATGGGGTTAATGCCCTCAAGACAAGCAACATTGAACCCGTACTGTGACGGGTTTGAGCGGCGTTGATGGTGTGTGTAAATGCCGCATACCGAACAAAAATAATGGCGGGCCATATGGGTATTGAACTGGTACAAGCGCAACACATCCTCGCCTTGTACCACGCGAATACCACTCAACGGCACCGAAGCCACAATTGCCCCGCGCCGCCGACACAGCGAACAATCGCATCGCCGAATATCCACCAGCCCATCCGGCAAATCCAGTTCAAGCACTACCGCTCCGCAATGACAACCGGCACGGTGTTTGGGTTGAATGGCGGCGCCATTTACCGATTTCAAATCAAGGCTCATAAAGGTTCCTTTGTGTTGAATAAGTATCTTAAAAACGAGGCGAATCAATTGGTAATGAATAGATGGCGTGTAATGTGTGTAATATTATCTTAAAGGGATAACCAGAGAAAAATTTATAACTAATTGATATCAAGAACTCATCAGGTGCTATGGCGCATAAATATCCCTTGGGATTTAATGAGTAGAAATTCAATAAAGCAGCTGGCTTTAATGTATGGCAGAAGGAACGGTAAAGCGCATGTTCAGAAATATATTTACCTCGCAGCTCAAGTTCATAGCCTTCCCAATAAAAAATATTTTCTATGAAAGTATTTAAAAGTTTTAATTTCTGCTTTGTGCCCAAAGCGGACACGTGCGCGAGATAACGAGGGCGCCACTACATCTCCTCCATTGACTATGTTTTGAATAGTCATACTTAAAAAAATAGCGTCTTTGTGCATCTTCAAAATTAAAAATCGAGATGAACTTTGGTTCTTATTAATGAATTCTTATAGAAGAGAAATTGAAGCATGGAAGATAATATAAAGACAGCAGAGGTAGTAAAGACCCTTGAAGCAGAGGTTAAAGTTTTTGCTAATTCTCAACCGTATTGGGCGAAATACTTGTGTTCTGAAATGTTAGCGGGCAATGAAATTTCTGACACCATAATTGACACTGCGTACTCTTGCTTACTTGAAGAATTAGGCCTTAAAGAAGAAACTGAAAAGCCCGAAATTTCTATTTCTTACAACTCTAATGCATCAGACGATTTCAAAGAACATTTATCCTTCGACTCCCTAACTGACGTTGAAGGAGTTAATGCACTTACCGAAAACCAAATCATTGAGTTAACAAAAAATCTTACCATCATTTATGGTGCTAATGGTGCAGGAAAGTCTGGATATGTTCGACTTCTGAAAAACACTTTTTACTCAAAAGACAAGAAGGAAATTCTTCCAAACATCAGTATTGAGTCAGGACACAAACCAATAGCTGCAACATTTAATTTTTCTTCAGATGGAGTTAAGGTTTCATTAAAATATCCCGACAACGCTGGTAACGGAATATTTAATCAATTTGCTGTTTTCGATGGAGACATTGGCAAGAAACACCTAAGTGTAAGAAACGATTTTACTTTCCGTCCTGCTGGCCTGCGGTTGTTTAATGATTTTAACGCAGCTTTAGAAAAATTAAACGCAAAGCTTAATAGCGATATTCAGACAAAAACTATAGTAAACCCGTTTGCCGATGATGATATTTTTCAGGGTGAGTCTGAAATAAAGGCTTTTATAACTCAGTTATCTCATAATTCAAAACTTGAGGAGTTAAAGGCGCACTTGCCTTATTCTAATGAGGAAAAAGAAAAGAAAACTCAGCTTGATAAGCAATATGACGACTTAAAAATCGCCCTCGCTCAAAAAGATAAATTCCTCAAGGAATTGCAACGCATAAAAGTGCAATTAGCTACTCGAAAATTGAATTTAGAAAGTCAAAATCTGTTGTTTTCTCAAACACAGTTAGACGCTGTAATATCAACTATCGCTGCTTGCAAAACAAAAGAAACCGTCGCTCAAAAAGAAGGCTTTGAGAAATTCAAAACCGATAAGGTCAAAAATGTAGGCTCCACAGAATGGAAGCAATTCATTCAAGCGGCTGAAAATTTTGCCTCAACCCAAGAAGAAATCGAATATCCAGAAATTGGCGATAACTGCTTATTATGCCACCAATCAATTATCGATGATGTACCTAAAACTCTGATACGTAGTTATTGGGCCTATATAAAAAGTGTAGCTGAGCAAGAAGCCAGAACAGAGAATGAAAAGCTTATCAAAATTAAAGAGGAATACGAAAAATTAGACTTCGATAAATTTCCTGAAGATGACACTGTGACTGCTTGGCTAAAAGAAAAATACGAAACTGAATTAACAAAAATTGAAGACCAACTGAAAAAGCAAGCTGCAATAAGTGAATCGATTATTTCAAGCATCAATAAAAAAAACGATTTTCCACTAGTTGAAATGCAATTGGATTTAGATTCTTTAGATACTATTAGTACGGAAATAGATATAGAAATTAAGGCGTTTGAAGAAGATGAGCAAACTAAAAATCTGGCTGATCTACTACAACAAAAAACGTATTTTGCTCATAAGGAAAAGCTAGTCGTCAGATATACTGATGTTGAAAAATTGCATAATAATATGATTTGGGTAAACAAGGCCAATAAGTTCAATAAGCAAAGCTTCAAGTCCCAATCAACCAACACGGAAAAACGCATATCAAAAGAATATTTCAATATCGATTATATCAATGCATTTAATGACGAATGCGAAAAGCTGAATGGAAATTTCGGCATTGAAATAGATGCGAAAAGTTCAGATGCGCAATCTAATCGTCAACTTTTTCTTAAAGGAAAAGACCCTTCTGCAATTTTGAGCGAGGGCGAACAAAAAGTAATTGCGCTTGCTGATTTTATTGCGGAAACCAATATCACAGCAATCAATAAAGGAGTTATTTTTGACGATCCCGTTAACTCTCTTGATGAAAAGAGAAAGAGCGTTATTGCTGAACGTCTTGTTTCTATTTCTGATGAAAAGCAGGTTATAATTTTTACACATGATTTAGTGTTTGTTTCTAGCTTAATAAACTATGCCACAGATAATAGTCTGCTACATGAGTGCCACTGGATTGAAAACAGAAATGGAAATCCTAGACAAGTTTGGTTAAGAAATTCTCCATCTTATGAAAAGGTTTACCGTAATGCTGAGCCTGTAAAGAAATTATACTCAGGTGCAAACAAAGACGAGTGCGCACCAGAACACAGAGAGTTTTTAGTTAAAAGCGGATTCACTGCATTGCGTACTTGCTATGAGGTTTTAGTAATTAATGATTTATTTAAAAATGTTGTACAAAGATATAATGAACGAGTAAGTGTTGATAGCCTTTCCAGTGTCCATTTTGACGAAGCTTTAATAAATGAACTCCTTGATAATTTTGCCCAATGCTGTAGGTATATGGAAGGACACACCCATAGCGACAGGTATGCTTACAGAAAACCAGAGCTTTCTAATCTCAATGAAGAGATTCAACGATATGAAGTAATAAGAAATAAAATAAGGAGCTCCAAAAAATCATAACATCTACAATTAGTGTAATTTTTTGGATAGATGGTACCTAGGGAATAGAATTGCATTGGGTAAAAAATTAAGAGATACACAAATTATCCATCTAAATTTTTCAGTAGTGCTGAAAAATGCAACGAATGACGTATTCTGTTTGAAAGACATGAGGTTGATTACGAGATGAAAACAAATGGATGAGAGCATACCCTTAATACTGGATTCTTCTGTG includes:
- a CDS encoding DUF3800 domain-containing protein — its product is MPDNQQLPLFELDSSNIPPVAPANDAAPDNTESPFSKYIVYVDESGDHGMQTVDEQYPLFVLAFCVFHKRHYSEKVVPALEKFKFNYFGHDQVILHENEIRKEKGTFTIFRSREQKHQFIGDLTDIIEYSNFILISCVIDKRSLRKQVDMESNPYHIALGFCLETLYEFLQEKHQQEKKTFVVVEFRGKKEDDDLELEFRRICDGNNCFNQPLPFEVLFSDKKAMSSGLQLADLVARPIGLSVLRPQQENRAFEVLKRKFYCDGGRAEVGKDYEGLGLKIYPASESEKPR
- a CDS encoding GFA family protein — encoded protein: MSLDLKSVNGAAIQPKHRAGCHCGAVVLELDLPDGLVDIRRCDCSLCRRRGAIVASVPLSGIRVVQGEDVLRLYQFNTHMARHYFCSVCGIYTHHQRRSNPSQYGFNVACLEGINPMHIEDIPVADGVNHPADRT
- a CDS encoding AAA family ATPase, with protein sequence MEDNIKTAEVVKTLEAEVKVFANSQPYWAKYLCSEMLAGNEISDTIIDTAYSCLLEELGLKEETEKPEISISYNSNASDDFKEHLSFDSLTDVEGVNALTENQIIELTKNLTIIYGANGAGKSGYVRLLKNTFYSKDKKEILPNISIESGHKPIAATFNFSSDGVKVSLKYPDNAGNGIFNQFAVFDGDIGKKHLSVRNDFTFRPAGLRLFNDFNAALEKLNAKLNSDIQTKTIVNPFADDDIFQGESEIKAFITQLSHNSKLEELKAHLPYSNEEKEKKTQLDKQYDDLKIALAQKDKFLKELQRIKVQLATRKLNLESQNLLFSQTQLDAVISTIAACKTKETVAQKEGFEKFKTDKVKNVGSTEWKQFIQAAENFASTQEEIEYPEIGDNCLLCHQSIIDDVPKTLIRSYWAYIKSVAEQEARTENEKLIKIKEEYEKLDFDKFPEDDTVTAWLKEKYETELTKIEDQLKKQAAISESIISSINKKNDFPLVEMQLDLDSLDTISTEIDIEIKAFEEDEQTKNLADLLQQKTYFAHKEKLVVRYTDVEKLHNNMIWVNKANKFNKQSFKSQSTNTEKRISKEYFNIDYINAFNDECEKLNGNFGIEIDAKSSDAQSNRQLFLKGKDPSAILSEGEQKVIALADFIAETNITAINKGVIFDDPVNSLDEKRKSVIAERLVSISDEKQVIIFTHDLVFVSSLINYATDNSLLHECHWIENRNGNPRQVWLRNSPSYEKVYRNAEPVKKLYSGANKDECAPEHREFLVKSGFTALRTCYEVLVINDLFKNVVQRYNERVSVDSLSSVHFDEALINELLDNFAQCCRYMEGHTHSDRYAYRKPELSNLNEEIQRYEVIRNKIRSSKKS